GGCCGACGCCGAGATCAGAAGCGGCGACGTGCTCATCTCGAAGGGGACGCGAACCGCCGCCGATGCGTTCGACGAACTCTCCCGGGCCTGAATCCTGTCGTCCGGGCGATCGTCGTTACTTCTGACGCACCGCCGATCCGTACTGGCGGTCATCCGCGAACGGTCACGACCGGCCGTATCAGTGGTCGTCCTCGCGCCACTTGTGCTCGCATTCGGTGCAGACGAAAAACCGCGTCTCCGACTCGTCGGCCGACCGGATCTGCTGCATGTACCAGAACGCCCGGTCGTTCTCGCAGTTCGGACAGCGGGCGTCCGTGGTGGGGAGCCCGCTCCCCTCGGCGCCGCTCTCGATCACCTCGGTCTCCTCCTGGGCCTCGGTCAGCGTCGTCTCGCTCGCCCTGTCGCGCGCCTGTTCGTGTCCACAGCTCCCACAGACCCACGCCTCCTCGTTCGCCCGCATCATCGACCCACACTCGTCACAGAACTCCATAGTGGCTCTCCTATCCGGTTCGGGGTCTAAAAGCGTCCGGATTCGCGCCGATCGCTCCCGGCGTTCGACCCGCTCAGCCCTCGCCCTCGGACTGGCCCGGTTCGCCCACCGCCTCGATCGGGAGCGCGCCGTAGACCTCCGACTCCAGTTCGTCGACGGACTCGAACGAGTCGCTTCCTGTCTCGGAGACGACCTGGCCCAGGTTCGCCTCGCCGTCGGCGAACAGGACGGTCACGTCGTCGAGTTCGGTCGCCGCGTCGTTTCGCGTCACCGGATACGAGAGTTCCGAGAGCTCCGCCTCGACCCGACTCAGCTTCACCTTGCGTGTCATACGTCCACGTACACCACGGGGCGGCTTGAGCCTTCCTCGAATGAGAACGGTGAAGCGGGTCGCCCGCTCAGTCGGAACCGGATGGTAGGCTTCGGCTTCGACGTCGATCGGCGCGTGCTCGCGCTCGCGTTCGCGCGCATGGCCGACGGCGTCGGCAACTCCTTTCTCATCATCGTCCTCCCCCTCTACATCGCGAGCGGGCTCGTCTCCGGTCGCACGTTCGGGCTCACCGAGAGCGCTATCATCGGGATCGTCCTCTCGACGTACGGCCTGCTCAACAGCGTCAGCCAGCCGCTCACGGGCTACCTCTCCGACCGGACGGGACGGAGACAGCGGTTCATCCTCGTCGGCCTCGCGATCCTCGCGCTCATGAACCTCGTCTACCTCGTCGTCTCCTCGTACGCCGCGCTCGTCGGGATCCGCGTGGTCCAGGGGATCGCCGTGGCGTTCATCGTCCCTGCCTCGATCGCCCTCGTGAACGAACTCGCGACCGCGGGGAACCGGGGCGGGAACATGGGCGTCTACAACACCTTCCGACTGATCGGCTTCGGTGCCGGACCGGTCGTCGCGGGTGCGGTCGTCGCCGCGGGGCCGTACTCGGGACTCGGACTCTCGATCTCCGGCTTCGACGCCGCGTTCTACGTCGCGGCGGGCACCGCCGCGCTGAGTTTCGTCCTCGTGGCGATCCTCGTAAGCGATCCCGAGACGGTCGAACGCTCGCGAAAGCGCCTCCGGATCGCCGTGCGCGATCCGACCGGCGAGACGGCGCTCGACACGACGTTCACGCTCGGTCTCGCCTCGCTGTTCATGGCGACGTCGATCGCGCTGTTCGCCACGCTCCAGCCGCAGGTGAACGTCCTGCTCGACCAGGGCTCGACCTGGTTCGGCGTCCAGTTCGCCGCGTTCGTCCTCGCCCAAGTGCTGCTCCAGACGCCGATCGGCCGGGCGAGCGACCACCTCGGGCGAAAGCCCTTCCTCCTCGCCGGCCTCGTCCTCCTCGGACCGACGACGCTCGTCCAGGGCTTCGTCCCGACCTCGGAGCTGATGTTCCTCGCCCGGTTCGCCCAGGGCGTCGCCGGCGCGATGGTGTTCGCCCCGGCGCTCGCGCTCGCCGGGGACCTCGCCACGGGTGGCGACTCCGGAAAGCGCCTCGCCGTACTCACGATGGCGTTCGGCCTCGGCATCGCCGCCGGACCGCTCCTGGCGGGCTTCCTCGTCCCCTACGGCTTCCCGGTGCCGTTCGCCTTCGGTGCGGGCCTCTCGATCGTCGGCCTCGTGCTGGTCTATACGCAGGTCGAGGAGACGATCGGAGTCGGGACACCGACGGAGACGCCCGAGCCGGCATCACGGGACTGATCTGACGGCGTTACTCCCCCCGTTGCCCGTCCAGTGGACCGTCGAGCGACGGGCGAAGCCGAGTTCGCCGATCACCCGTTCGACCCTCTCGCAGCTCTCGACCCACCTCCGCCGGACGACTTTTGTCGCCGGACGTGGTCGTTCGATCGACCATGGCAGACAGTGACTTGCGCGAGGTGCAGAGACCGCTGAAAGAGGAGTACGAGAGCGACCCGGAAGCGGCGAGGATCACGATGACCGCGACCGGCGAGGGCCACGACGACGTCCGGTCGTGCAGCGTCGACATCGGCCGGGCGATCTACGAGGCGGAGCTCCACGAGGGTGCCGGCGGTCCGGGCTCCGCGGCGTGTTCCGGCGACCTGCTCCTTGGTGCGCTCGCCGCCTGCTCGCAGCTCACCGCACAGGCGGTCGCGGAGAACTTCGGTGAGGAGGTCGAGATCTCGGTCGAGGCCAGCGGCGACCTCGACCTGCGGGGGACGATGGGGATCGACGAGGACGTCCCGGTGGGGTTCGAGGGAATTAGGCTCGAGACGACGGTCGAGGGCGAGCTCTCCGAGGAGACGGCGGAGGCACTGGAGAGGTACACCGAGAAGTACTGCGTCGTCTACCGGACGCTCTTGGATCAGCCGACGATCGAGACGTCGTGGACGTTCGAGTAGCCACGAGAGCCACCGAATCCCGAGACCGACCGAACGTGTCGCGAGCAGGGCGCCGTTCGACGTGGCGTCCCGTGCCCCTCCCACCGCGGTCGTCGGCGGTCCCGGTGTCGTCCACCTCTCGCCCGTCGCCCATTCGAGCCGAACGCGGGACGGTGCGCGGGGCGGAAGGACGTCGCGGTTTCCGCACACGGCCGAGGTGTGCGAAACTGTGACGTGGCCTGGAGACGTACTCGTTCCGTCGAGGAACGATGGAAGCAGTCACGTCGGCGGACGGCACGGAGATCGCGTACGAACGGACGGGGAGCGGTCCACCGCTCGTGCTCGTGCACGGGACGACCGCCGATCACACCCGGTGGGACCCGGTCCGTCCCGCCCTCGAGGAACAGTTCACGGTATACGCGATGGACCGTCGAGGTCGGGGCGAGAGCGGGGACGCCGCCGACTACGAGCTGGACCGGGAGTTCGAGGACGTGGCCGCCGTCGTCGAGTCGATCGACGA
This region of Halalkalicoccus sp. CGA53 genomic DNA includes:
- a CDS encoding transcription factor S translates to MEFCDECGSMMRANEEAWVCGSCGHEQARDRASETTLTEAQEETEVIESGAEGSGLPTTDARCPNCENDRAFWYMQQIRSADESETRFFVCTECEHKWREDDH
- a CDS encoding MFS transporter, whose translation is MVGFGFDVDRRVLALAFARMADGVGNSFLIIVLPLYIASGLVSGRTFGLTESAIIGIVLSTYGLLNSVSQPLTGYLSDRTGRRQRFILVGLAILALMNLVYLVVSSYAALVGIRVVQGIAVAFIVPASIALVNELATAGNRGGNMGVYNTFRLIGFGAGPVVAGAVVAAGPYSGLGLSISGFDAAFYVAAGTAALSFVLVAILVSDPETVERSRKRLRIAVRDPTGETALDTTFTLGLASLFMATSIALFATLQPQVNVLLDQGSTWFGVQFAAFVLAQVLLQTPIGRASDHLGRKPFLLAGLVLLGPTTLVQGFVPTSELMFLARFAQGVAGAMVFAPALALAGDLATGGDSGKRLAVLTMAFGLGIAAGPLLAGFLVPYGFPVPFAFGAGLSIVGLVLVYTQVEETIGVGTPTETPEPASRD
- a CDS encoding DUF5789 family protein — encoded protein: MTRKVKLSRVEAELSELSYPVTRNDAATELDDVTVLFADGEANLGQVVSETGSDSFESVDELESEVYGALPIEAVGEPGQSEGEG
- a CDS encoding OsmC family protein — encoded protein: MADSDLREVQRPLKEEYESDPEAARITMTATGEGHDDVRSCSVDIGRAIYEAELHEGAGGPGSAACSGDLLLGALAACSQLTAQAVAENFGEEVEISVEASGDLDLRGTMGIDEDVPVGFEGIRLETTVEGELSEETAEALERYTEKYCVVYRTLLDQPTIETSWTFE